GTCAGGTACGCGCTCACGGCCTTCACGCGCGATGGCATGTCGTTCTCGATCATGTAGCGGGTCACGGCCAGCGCCGCAGCGGTGGCCAGCGGATTGCCGCCAAAGGTGGAGCCGTGATCACCGGGCGTAAACACGGCCGCGTGTTGCTTGGCGAGGATGGCGGCCACAGGCACGCCGCCGCCGAGGCCCTTCGCCAGGGTAATCACGTCCGGCTCGAAGCCCATTTCTTGATAAGCAAACAGGGGACCAGTGCGGCACATGCCAGTCTGCACCTCGTCCAGGATGAGCAGGACCCTGTTCTCGTCGCACCAGCGGCGGACAGCCGGGAAGTAGGAGGGGTTAGGCACGTTCACTCCGCCTTCGCCCTGGATCGGCTCCAGGATAACGGCGCACGTCTGAGGCGTCGTGGCCTGCTGCAGGGCTTCGATGTCGCCGAACGGGACATGCACGAAGCCCGGGGGTAGGGGCGCGAAGGGCTCCTTATACCGGGGAGTGCCGGTCGCCGTGACCGCTGCCAGGGTCCGTCCGTGAAAGGCGTCATTGGCGGCGATGATCTCGAACGCGCCGTCCTTCCTCTCCCGGCCCCACTTGCGGGCGAGCTTGAAGGCGGCCTCGTTGGCCTCGGCGCCGGTGTTGGGGAAGTAGACCCGGTCGAAGCACGAGTGCTCCAGCAACAACTCCGCCAACTGCAGCTGCGGCACCGAGTAGACAGCGTTCGAGACATGGATCAGCGTCCGCGCCTGCTCCTCTATCGCCCTGACGAGCACGGGATGGCAGTGGCCCAGACTCGTAACGGCAGGTCCGCCGAAGAAGTCGAGGTACGACTTGCCGGTGTCGTCCCAGAGGCGAGTGCCCTCGCCACGCACGACGACAACGGGCATACGCCGTCCCGTGGTCATGAATACGCGGCTCTCGACCTCTCGCCAGTCGGTCACTTCACTCCTCCAGGCCTGCGATTGCTGAGCAGCGATCTTAGCATGCGGGCGGCGGCCACCCGTTTCGGTGCCCCTGGAGGTCTTCCGCTTGCCCTCCGGCCAGCGCCTACTGGCCCACCTGACGGGCGATCTGCTGCACGAGCTCCTGGGCGCGGTTGATCTCCTGCTGGTAGGTCGCGAGGTCGCCGTTGCGGAGAGCCGCCTGGGCGCGCGCGAAGGCCTCCTCTGCCTGGCGGGCAAGGTCGGCGACGTTCCCCGGCGTTGTGGCTGGCCGGGGCGTCGCGGTGGCGGCGGGGACGCCGGGCGTGCCCGGAGTTGGTGCGGCGGAGGGCGGCCCGGCACCGGCATCCGCGGTCGGGGCAGTGGGCGCGGCGCGGCCAAAGATAACTTCCAGGGCCCGGTCCAGCGTCGGCTCCATGGCGATGCGGTTGCCGTTTACGATGACGACTCGCTTCAGTTCCGGCAGCTGGCTGGTCTCAGCCCGCAGGTAGATCGGTTCCACGTAGAGGTTGCCGTTGCCGATCGGGATCATCAGGAGGTTGCCGCGGATCACGCGCGAGCCCGCGCGCTCCCAGAGACTGAACTGGGCCGAGATCTGGGCGTCCTGGTCGATGCGCGACTCAACCTGGCGGGGGCCGAAAACCAGCGTGTCGGTGGGGAAGCGGAAAGCGAGGAGCTTGCCGTAATTGGCGCCATCCGACCGCGCGGCGACCCAGGCGATGGTGTTCGAGCGCCTGGCAGGGACCAGCGGCAGGATGAGGGCGAACTCGGGCTCCGCCTCGCCGGGAATGCGCATGATCACGTAGTAGGGCTGGACCGGGACCTCTCCGCCCTCGAAGACCTCGTTCGGCACGCTCCAGATGTCCTCGCGGTTGTAGAGGGCGTTGGCTTCTTTGATGTGGTAAGTGCGGTAGACGTTTACCTGGGCCAGGAAGAGGTCCTCCGGGTAGCGGAGGTGGGCCCTGAGCGAGGCCGGCATCCGGTCCAGGGAGGTGAACAGCCTGGGGAAGGTCTTCGCGTAGGTCTGAATCATCGCGTCCGTTTCGTCCGCGATGTAGAAGGTCGTGGTGCCGTCGTAAGCATCGATCACGACCTTGACGCTATTGCGCACGTAGTTGGCGCCGTTGAGCTGGTTCTCCGCAGGCAGGTTGGCGACCGGCGTGGAGTAGGGATACCGCGATGTGGCCGTATAAGCGTCCTGGATCCAGTACAGCCTCCCGTCTGCCACCACGATGTAAGGGTCCTTGTCCAGCCGAAGGAAGGGAGCGAGAGTCTGGACGCGCTGCTTGATGTTCCTCCGCCAGAGGAGGCGGCTCTCATCGGTGAGGCTGTCGCTTATGGCGATGTTCACGTCGCCGAACTCCCAGGCGAAGATGAGGCGCCGGAACAACGAACTCAGCTGCACACCGCCCTCGCCCTCGAACACGCTCTCGGCGCTGCCCTCGCCAATCGGGTAGTCGAACTCCTTTGCACGCGTCTTGACGATGACGTAGTGGTCCGGCTCTTCGCCGTAGTAGATCTCTGGGCGCGTGAGCGGCAGCTTCCCTACCACCGGGATGTCGCGCATGAACAATTCGGGCAGACCTTCTTGCACGACCTCGTTGACCGGCGACATTACGACGCCGTAGCCGTGCGTGAACTGCAGCCGCCGGTTAACCCAGGTCTGCGCAGTCGGTGGGAGTCTCCCGGGAGAGAGCTCACGCGCGGCGATAAGCACCTGCCGCCGCTGGCCATCGATCGTGTACCGGTCGATGTCCACGTCCCGGAACTCATACAGGGGCCGGATGGTCTGGATTTGAGCATAGGTCTGGAGCAGGGGGCGGACGTCCAGGAGCCGGATGTTCTGGATGGTCTCCGGGTTCTGGGCTATCTCCTGGGGCGTGACTTCGGGGGCCGCCGGGAACTGGCGCTCCTCGATCGCGTCCAGACCGAAGGCGCTGCGCGTCATCTCGATGTTCCGCTGGATGTAAGGACGCTCCAGTTCCAGCTCATTGGGCTGGACCGAAAAGCGCTGGACGAAGGCCGGGTACACCACCGTGCCGATGACCGCGACCACGACCCACGCTCCCATTGCCGCCATGGGCACGACTACGCCGCGGGTGAATACCGCGAAGGCAAGCGCGCCGATCGTGATGACAGCCATCGCCGCCGAGACCCAGATGAAGGGGAGACGCGCCTTCACGTCCGCATAGGTAGCGCCGAAGACCGGCCCGTTCTCCGAGAAGCTCAGCTCGAAGGTGCTCAGCCAGTAACGCCAGATGAAGAGGCCCACCACAACGATGAGCAGGAAGCAGAGGTGCGCCTTCGAGGGCCTCTCTTCCTCCGGCCGGACGCCGATGAGCAGAAAGCGCGACAGGTAGAGCGCAGCGCAGACCAGCGTGGTCATCACTGCGACTCCGAGCAGCCAGTCCTGGGCGAAGTCGAGCGCCGGCAGGGTGAAGACGAAGAACGACACGTCGCGGCCAAACTGCGGGTCTTCGACGCCAAAAGACTGCCGGTTGAGGTACTGAAGGACGGTCATCCACTCGGAGGACGCAATGGTGCCAAAGATGATGGCGAGGAAGAGCGAGCCGGCTATGAGCCCGAGCAGGTACAGGCGCCGCAGGGCGGCGGCGTCGAAGTCCGCGAAAGCGGCAGGGCGGAGGCGCAGCACCGAGCGCGCGGCGATGTAGGCGTTGAACCCAAAGTAGACCAGGAAGAGGCCGGCGCCGCCGAAGAAGAGCCAGAGGCGCGTCGTCAGCATCTTCGAATAGACAGACCGGTAACCGGCTCCTTCGAACCAGAGCCAGTCGACGTAGAGGCCCTTCGCCGTGTTCAGGACGATGTACAGGAGCAGGAGGGCAACGCCGAGAAAGACCCAGCGGTTGTAGTCGCCGAAAGCGGCGAAGGGTGACCTCTGGCGCCGGATGCGGAAGGGGGGCGGTGGAGGCCCGAAGTCCTCACCCTCGCGGCCGCGCCCGAAGTCGAAGGCCACGGCTCAGACCTGACCTGCGCCCGACGGCGCCCCCGAAGGCTCGATGGACGTGCCCCGGCGCTGCCCTTCGAGACACTGCTTCAGGGCGTGCGCCTCCCGGCCGTCAACGATCCACGAGGGCACGCCTGCCTCCGCTGCTCGAAGGCAGGCCTCGAGCTTCGGCAACATACCGCCCGCGGCCGCGCCGCTGGCGATGATGCGACGGGCGGCACCAGGGTCGAGCCTTTCCGCCCAGGCGCCGGTCTCGTCCCTCACGCCGGGGACGTCGGTAAGGAAGATGAGCGCAGCTGCGCCGACCGCGGCGGCCAATTCGCCGGCAACCGTGTCGGCGTTGAGGTTCATCAGCTGTGCCGGCCTTTCGGCCCAGAACGCCAAGGGCGCGACCACCGGCAGGAAGCGTGACTCCATGAGGGCGGTAAGGAGACTCGTATCGACTCCGGACACACTGCCGACGAAACCCAGCCGCTCATCGATACGAGAAGTCGGCAGCATGGCTCCGTCCACCCCCGAGACGCCGACAGCCTTTGCGCCCAGGGCCAGGAGCTGAGCCACGAGCTGCTTGTTGACGAGCCCGGCGAATACGGCGGCGACGACCTCGATCGCGTCCGGGCCGGTGACTCGCAAGCCATCCACGAACTCCGACGCGATCCCGTGCACCTTCAGCCACTCGGTAGCCGCGCTGCCTCCGCCGTGCACGACCACGAGCCGGCGGCCCTGCGCCCACAGGGCGGCAATGTCCTCGAGGGCGGTGTCGTGCGCTCCTAGGGTGCTGCCGCCGACTTTGACGACAATGGGCCTCATCTCGCGGCTATGGTAGCAGGCGGGCGGCATGCTCACCGCTTACGGGTAGTCGCGGGGCCGGCTTCGGGCCCGGGCCGGCCGGGAGAGGCTGCGCTGCAGGGCCAGGAGTGCCGGGCATGCAAAAGCCCCTCGGCCGACCCGGCCGAGGGGCTTTCTCCGGCTCCGCCACAGCTCACATCCCCGCCACTCAGCGCCACCAGCGCTGCCCTGGGTCGCCCGCCGTCTGGCGGTCTCTCGCGGAGCCCCTGTTGGTCACGACCAGCGGGTCAGGAGCCTGGAGCCGGTGCCTGAACGCCTCCACGGCGTGTTCCCATCACTCACCGGCCTCACCTCCTTACCGTGTTCTCCTTACCTCTCCTTCCACCGTTATTATACCACGTTTGCTCGAAAGCGATGTTTATGTCGCCGTGGGACACGGTCCGATGAAGGCAGTCGGCTGATGCCCTCATCGGCGAACGAAGGAGGCCGGGCTTTGTGCCCGGCCTCCTTGGACCTTCCTGTGTCAAGTATCCATTGTCCGCGATGGTCATTCGCCGCCTTGGCGTCGCCCGTTCCAGTTTGGGCTCTTCGTTTGGTTCACGGACCCTGGTTTCCGCTTGCGCCCTGCGGTCCAGCAGGGCGTTACTTCTCGACCTGCCAAACCCCGAACAGGACCCTGATCTTGACTGCGAATCCTGTTGCCATCTGTGCCTCCGAGGCAAGCATCCACCGCCGGCGTCGATCGTAGACAGAGCCGAACGGCCCTAAGTGGCGGCCTCGGCTACCGATCCAAATCAGCACTGCAGGCTGCCGATAATCCAGTAACGCGACATCCATTCGGAGGGGCCGCTTGAGGTTTCGTACTCTGAAGGCGTTCGGGGCGTTCAGCGTTGCCGTGCTCGCCGTCTGCCTCGTCGTCCAGGCGGCTGGCGAGGACCTGGCGGCGGCCACGCTCGACCTTGTCACGGTTGCTACGGCCGTCGTCGCGGCTTGGACGAGCTTCCGCGCAAGCCGCACATCACGGCGCCGGGTGCGCGCGGGCTGGACTCTGGTAGCGGCCGGCCTCCTCGCATGGACGGCAGGCGATGCCATGTGGGCCTTCTATCAGGTCGTCCTTGGTGACGAGCTGCCCTTCCCCTCGGGGGCGGACGCGGCCTATCTCGCCGGCTATCCGCTCGTTTTCGCAGGGGTGCTCTTCCTCGCCATGCCATCGCGCACGGTCGCGGTCGTACGTACGGCTATCGACGCATCCCTTGTCGTCGTCCTCGCGGCGGGCCCCGTGTGGCACTACGTCCTGGAGCCGGCATTCGCGGACAACTCTGTGCCGGTCGCGACGCGCGTGCTGGGGGCGCTGTACCCGGCGGGAGACCTGCTTATCCTCTTCGCCCTGGCCGTGGCGGCCTTGCGCGGCTGGCGCGATACCTGGGGAGTGGTCATGGGCCTCCTGGGCACGGGGCTGGCTGTAATGATGGCAGCCGACTTCTCCTTCGCGCTGCTCGCGACCAGCGGCGACTACCAGTCCGGCGGCCTGCTCGACCTCGGCTGGGTCGTGGGCTACTTGCTCGTGGCGGCCGCGGGCCTCACGCACGCCCGCCCCACGGGGGTCCACGAGGAGGACCGCGCCCGGCTGGCGCCTTCCTGGCGCCAGGTGCTGCCCCTCGCCGCCCTCATACCGGTGACCATCTGGGTTGCATTCGAGAGGACCCATGGGCCCGGCTCCGTGGAGAGCGTCCTCCTGAGTGTCGCCGTGACGCTGTGCGTGGGGCGGGCGATGGTGGCGATCTCCGATGTCATGACTCTGAACCAGGAGCTCGCCCGGACGCAGGGCTACCTGGAAGAGGCAAACAGGGAGCTGACCGCGCGGTCGAAGCGCCTCCACTCTGCCCTGGCTGACGCCGTCGAGACGGCGAGGCGTGACCCCCTCACTCGCCTCCTGCATCACGCGGCCATCCTGGAGGAACTGGGGGCCCGCCTCAGCCAGTCGAACGACCCGACTGCCGTGGTAATGCTCGACATCGAGCGGATGAAGCACCTGAACGACACGCTGGGACATATGGCCGGCGACTGGTTGCTGCTCGAAGTGGCCGACAGGCTCCAACGTGTTGCCGGACCGAACGCGGGCCGCTATGGAGGCGACGAGTTCCTGGTCTTCGTAGAGGTCGCTGACGGCGAGGTGGCCACCCTGGAGTCCGAGCTGACGAGCGCGCTTTCCGACGTCGAAGTCATCGTCGCGGGCGGTGGTGTCGCGCGCGCCAGCGTTAGCTTCGGCATTGCCCTGTCGCCTGTCGACGGCACGACGGTGGAGGGGCTGGTGAACGCGGCCGACCAGCGGCTCTACGCCGCCAAGAGGATGCGGATGCGGCGGCGGGTAACGGACGCGGCCTGAGCGTCAGTTACGCGAGCGTCGCGACGAGGTCGTCCTCGGAGACCTGGTCGCCTTCCTTCACCATCACGGCCTCGACACGTCCGGCCGCGGGCGCGGTCACGGGGATGTGCATCTTCATGGACTCGATGACCATCATCTCGTCCTCTTCCTGCACGGGATCGCCCGGGCTAACTTTTACCTCGAGGATGATGCCGGTGGTGGGTGACCTTACCTCAGTAGCCAGGGCAGAGCTCCAGTTCTAGTGCATGGCCACGGCAAGGGGCCGGGTGATCACGGCCGCATGCCGCGGGACTTGGGACCTAGCCGGGTCTTCTCCAGGTTGTAGGCGAGCCGCACCCACTTCGCCAGTATCGGGCGCGTGTCGCGCGGGTCGATGATCTCTTCGGCGTTGAAGCTCTCTGCCATGCGCCAGATGCTGCGGCCGCGGTTCAGCTGTTCCTCCAGCTCTCGCCGGCGCGCGTCCGGGTCCGGCGAGGCCTCGATCTCGCGGCGATACGCCGCCATCACGCCGCCCTCGATGGGCAGGGAGCCGGCGTCCACTGAGGGCCAGACGTAGCGCAGGTTGAGGCTCTGCGTGCGGCCGTGCCCGGCGCCGGCCACTCCGTACGCCCGGCGGATGATGAACGTCACCCAGGGCGTCGTCGCCTGATAGACCGCGAAGAGGTAGCGGGAGCCGGCGCGGATCGTACCCTCGCGTTCGGCCTCGACACCGATCACGAACCCCGGCTGATCGACCATGTTGACTATGGGCAGGTGGAAGGTGTCGCAGAAGTCGATGAACCGCGCGCCCTTGTGTGATGCGTCGGCGGTCAGGCCGCCGCCGAAGTGGTAGGGATCGTTGATCATGACCCCGACGGGATGGCCATCGACGCGGGCGAGTGCGGTTACCAGGGAGCGCCCGTAGTACCGCCCGATCTCGAAGATTGAGTCCTGGTCCATAACGGCGCGAAGGATGCGCCGGCAGTCGTAGACCTTGTTGCGCTCCCGGGGAATGGCTGAAAGAAGCCATTCGTCGCGCCGATCCGGGTCGTCCGCGGTGGGCAGCACCGGAGGCATCTCCCAGACGTTCTGGGGCAGGTAGGAGAGCCATCTCCGGATCTGCCTGAAGGCGTCGTCTTCGTCCTCTGCCTCGTTGTCGACGACGCCGGAGCCGCGGGCGTGGATGTGCGCGCCGCCGAGGTCCTCCTTGGCGATGGCGTAACCCATCCCGCGTTCCACCACGGGCGGGCCGGCCACGAAGACCTGCGATGTTTCTTTCATCATCACCGACCAGTGGCTGGCGACCACGCGCGCGGCGCCAATGCCGGCGACAGAGCCCATCGCGGCGCCGACCACCGGTATCTCGCTCATGGCATCGACGATGATGTCCCAGGCAGGGTTGCCGGGGATGTACATGCCGCGTCCACCGCCACCGGGCTCCGAGGACCGGACGCTGCCGCCGCCGCCGGTGCCGTCGACAAGGCGGATGATCGGGATGCGAAGCTCGCGGGCCATACGCTCGGCGTGCCCTGCCTTGCCACCGATGGCGCCGTCGGCAGCGCCTCCCCGGACCGTAAAGTCATCACCGCCGACGACTACCGGCCGGCCGTCGATTGTGCCCATGCCCATAACGAAGTTCGAGGGCCGGAAGGCGGTGAGGTTTCCGGACTCGTCGTACTCGGCACGCCCGGCGAGGGCGCCGCGTTCGTGAAAACTGCCGGGGTCCAGCAGGCGCTCGATGCGTTCGCGGACGGTGTACTTGCCGGCGGCCCTGTGGCGGGCGACGCTCTCCGGGCCTCCCATCTGGTAGGCGAGCTGCTTGCGCCGCTCCAGCTCCTCCATCTCCGGCTGCCAGACCATGTCCCTGCTCCTCGGCTTTCCGAGCGGGATCATCCGGCATAGACTCCGACGCACGCAAGACGGGGGCGACCGAGATCATGCGGTCATGATGGGTAGTGTTGTCATGTTGCTTGTCGCGCCCGCGGCCGGTCAGCCGGTCGAGCCCCGCGAGAGGGTGGAACTCATCGCAGGCAGGGGCGTTGCCGGCGACCGCTACGCGGCCGGGCGAGGCCACTGGAGCGACCCGCGCTGGCCGGACCAGGAGCTGACCCTTTTCGAGTCGGAGGTCGCCGAGGAGCTGGGGCTGGGGCCGGAGCAGTTCCGCCGCAACATAGTGACCCGCGGCGTCAGCCTGGAGTCGCTCCTTGGGCGGCGCTTCCGGGTGGGAACAGCGCTGATC
This genomic window from Dehalococcoidia bacterium contains:
- a CDS encoding acetylornithine transaminase, which gives rise to MTDWREVESRVFMTTGRRMPVVVVRGEGTRLWDDTGKSYLDFFGGPAVTSLGHCHPVLVRAIEEQARTLIHVSNAVYSVPQLQLAELLLEHSCFDRVYFPNTGAEANEAAFKLARKWGRERKDGAFEIIAANDAFHGRTLAAVTATGTPRYKEPFAPLPPGFVHVPFGDIEALQQATTPQTCAVILEPIQGEGGVNVPNPSYFPAVRRWCDENRVLLILDEVQTGMCRTGPLFAYQEMGFEPDVITLAKGLGGGVPVAAILAKQHAAVFTPGDHGSTFGGNPLATAAALAVTRYMIENDMPSRVKAVSAYLTSKLEALRKRYPLISEVRGKGLLLAIGFDSDIAERVTAEALQRGLIVNNVRPNAVRLAPPLTVSEAECDEAVSILEKAIGSSASAK
- a CDS encoding UPF0182 family protein, whose amino-acid sequence is MAFDFGRGREGEDFGPPPPPFRIRRQRSPFAAFGDYNRWVFLGVALLLLYIVLNTAKGLYVDWLWFEGAGYRSVYSKMLTTRLWLFFGGAGLFLVYFGFNAYIAARSVLRLRPAAFADFDAAALRRLYLLGLIAGSLFLAIIFGTIASSEWMTVLQYLNRQSFGVEDPQFGRDVSFFVFTLPALDFAQDWLLGVAVMTTLVCAALYLSRFLLIGVRPEEERPSKAHLCFLLIVVVGLFIWRYWLSTFELSFSENGPVFGATYADVKARLPFIWVSAAMAVITIGALAFAVFTRGVVVPMAAMGAWVVVAVIGTVVYPAFVQRFSVQPNELELERPYIQRNIEMTRSAFGLDAIEERQFPAAPEVTPQEIAQNPETIQNIRLLDVRPLLQTYAQIQTIRPLYEFRDVDIDRYTIDGQRRQVLIAARELSPGRLPPTAQTWVNRRLQFTHGYGVVMSPVNEVVQEGLPELFMRDIPVVGKLPLTRPEIYYGEEPDHYVIVKTRAKEFDYPIGEGSAESVFEGEGGVQLSSLFRRLIFAWEFGDVNIAISDSLTDESRLLWRRNIKQRVQTLAPFLRLDKDPYIVVADGRLYWIQDAYTATSRYPYSTPVANLPAENQLNGANYVRNSVKVVIDAYDGTTTFYIADETDAMIQTYAKTFPRLFTSLDRMPASLRAHLRYPEDLFLAQVNVYRTYHIKEANALYNREDIWSVPNEVFEGGEVPVQPYYVIMRIPGEAEPEFALILPLVPARRSNTIAWVAARSDGANYGKLLAFRFPTDTLVFGPRQVESRIDQDAQISAQFSLWERAGSRVIRGNLLMIPIGNGNLYVEPIYLRAETSQLPELKRVVIVNGNRIAMEPTLDRALEVIFGRAAPTAPTADAGAGPPSAAPTPGTPGVPAATATPRPATTPGNVADLARQAEEAFARAQAALRNGDLATYQQEINRAQELVQQIARQVGQ
- the argB gene encoding acetylglutamate kinase, whose amino-acid sequence is MRPIVVKVGGSTLGAHDTALEDIAALWAQGRRLVVVHGGGSAATEWLKVHGIASEFVDGLRVTGPDAIEVVAAVFAGLVNKQLVAQLLALGAKAVGVSGVDGAMLPTSRIDERLGFVGSVSGVDTSLLTALMESRFLPVVAPLAFWAERPAQLMNLNADTVAGELAAAVGAAALIFLTDVPGVRDETGAWAERLDPGAARRIIASGAAAGGMLPKLEACLRAAEAGVPSWIVDGREAHALKQCLEGQRRGTSIEPSGAPSGAGQV
- a CDS encoding GGDEF domain-containing protein, translated to MRFRTLKAFGAFSVAVLAVCLVVQAAGEDLAAATLDLVTVATAVVAAWTSFRASRTSRRRVRAGWTLVAAGLLAWTAGDAMWAFYQVVLGDELPFPSGADAAYLAGYPLVFAGVLFLAMPSRTVAVVRTAIDASLVVVLAAGPVWHYVLEPAFADNSVPVATRVLGALYPAGDLLILFALAVAALRGWRDTWGVVMGLLGTGLAVMMAADFSFALLATSGDYQSGGLLDLGWVVGYLLVAAAGLTHARPTGVHEEDRARLAPSWRQVLPLAALIPVTIWVAFERTHGPGSVESVLLSVAVTLCVGRAMVAISDVMTLNQELARTQGYLEEANRELTARSKRLHSALADAVETARRDPLTRLLHHAAILEELGARLSQSNDPTAVVMLDIERMKHLNDTLGHMAGDWLLLEVADRLQRVAGPNAGRYGGDEFLVFVEVADGEVATLESELTSALSDVEVIVAGGGVARASVSFGIALSPVDGTTVEGLVNAADQRLYAAKRMRMRRRVTDAA
- a CDS encoding acetyl-CoA carboxylase biotin carboxyl carrier protein subunit, producing the protein MATEVRSPTTGIILEVKVSPGDPVQEEDEMMVIESMKMHIPVTAPAAGRVEAVMVKEGDQVSEDDLVATLA
- a CDS encoding carboxyl transferase domain-containing protein is translated as MVWQPEMEELERRKQLAYQMGGPESVARHRAAGKYTVRERIERLLDPGSFHERGALAGRAEYDESGNLTAFRPSNFVMGMGTIDGRPVVVGGDDFTVRGGAADGAIGGKAGHAERMARELRIPIIRLVDGTGGGGSVRSSEPGGGGRGMYIPGNPAWDIIVDAMSEIPVVGAAMGSVAGIGAARVVASHWSVMMKETSQVFVAGPPVVERGMGYAIAKEDLGGAHIHARGSGVVDNEAEDEDDAFRQIRRWLSYLPQNVWEMPPVLPTADDPDRRDEWLLSAIPRERNKVYDCRRILRAVMDQDSIFEIGRYYGRSLVTALARVDGHPVGVMINDPYHFGGGLTADASHKGARFIDFCDTFHLPIVNMVDQPGFVIGVEAEREGTIRAGSRYLFAVYQATTPWVTFIIRRAYGVAGAGHGRTQSLNLRYVWPSVDAGSLPIEGGVMAAYRREIEASPDPDARRRELEEQLNRGRSIWRMAESFNAEEIIDPRDTRPILAKWVRLAYNLEKTRLGPKSRGMRP
- a CDS encoding MOSC domain-containing protein, which encodes MMGSVVMLLVAPAAGQPVEPRERVELIAGRGVAGDRYAAGRGHWSDPRWPDQELTLFESEVAEELGLGPEQFRRNIVTRGVSLESLLGRRFRVGTALIEGVRPCDPCSYIEQFSRPGVIREVMGIRGGLRARILEGGTVRLGDLVVPA